In the Mya arenaria isolate MELC-2E11 chromosome 11, ASM2691426v1 genome, one interval contains:
- the LOC128208309 gene encoding flavin-containing monooxygenase 1-like, which yields MASRPRICVIGAGPAGLSAVYQLMRFPDTSDVVCYEKQNTWGGSWNLTWRVGRFGRIPGLKNNIQFRTAVRLVEYDDDNGVFHVTTADLKTGAVQHKHFSHFIVASNICCYPNRPEIPGIESFPGRVMYSHDFKHPNELKDQTILVIGAGWSAEDIAVMAFFTDGASATVDTVILATGYQTRFPFIEEKQTVSKKTSFYPEKIYKATVRMERHHDGACGRKWIPTCTAKVVEVFEDWIKYRTKADCVTNGRQGRYRSCVTGNKGKKIPAYKTLFDDSLESWLKY from the exons ATGGCCTCAAGGCCACGTATATGTGTTATTGGGGCTGGGCCCGCTGGACTTTCTGCAGTGTACCAATTGATGCGGTTTCCGGATACTTCTGATGTCGTCTGCTACGAGAAACAAAATACATGGGGCGGAAGCTGGAACCTGACTTGGAGAGTTG ggCGTTTCGGGCGAATCCCCggcctcaaaaataatattcagtTTCGTACGGCTGTACGGTTAGTCGAATACGATGACGACAATGGTGTTTTCCATGTTACCACAGCTGACCTGAAGACAGGCGCCGTCCAACATAAGCATTTCAGTCACTTCATTGTTGCGAGTAATATTTGCTGTTATCCTAACCGCCCTGAGATTCCTGGCATCGAATCTTTCCCAGGAAGGGTCATGTATTCGCATGACTTTAAACATCCAAACGAGCTGAAGGACCAGACGATCTTAGTTATTGGAGCAGGATGGTCCGCAGAGGATATTGCCGTTATGG CATTCTTCACGGACGGGGCATCGGCAACGGTAGATACCGTCATATTAGCGACTGGCTACCAGACGAGATTTCCTTTCATTGAGGAGAAACAGACAGTGTCAAAGAAGACGTCATTCTACCCAGAGAAGATATACAAGGCGACCGTGCGCATGG AACGACATCATGATGGAGCTTGCGGCAGAAAGTGGATACCGACATGCACGGCGAAAGTGGTTGAAGTGTTTGAAGACTGGATTAAGTACCGGACAAAGGCAGACTGCGTCACAAACGGTAGGCAAGGTCGGTACCGGTCATGCGTGACGGGCAACAAAGGAAAGAAAATTCCGGCGTACAAGACACTCTTTGACGACAGCCTTGAATCATGGCTGAAATACTGA
- the LOC128209951 gene encoding senecionine N-oxygenase-like, protein MALKLPICIVGAGAAGLSAVYQLMKLPDIPDIICYEKQDTWGGIWNLSWRVGVDEYGEPAHNTTYKHLWTNGPKEVFEYPDYSFEDHFGKITASYAPRAAIRDYIEGRFGRIPDLKEKIRFHTVVRLVEYDEDNDVFHVTTADLKTGAMEHMDFSHVIVASGVFCYPNTPEISGIETFEGRIMHSHDFKNPEELRGQTVLIIGAGWSAEDIAVLGVKFGAKMIYLSYRSVPIGKKWPIGKGWPSSVHEHPMVEKFEGNTAFFKDGASAQVDTVLFATGYQSLFPFLDEKLAISKETSFYPEKIYKAALRIGVANHKLFFLGTHAGLFSFSLFDNVAAWIAKYIMNLIPDEPKSIADMESHSKKLVKRGNELKEFVSIATFQKDIMLELAADAGYQTTASELMQTFEVWKKYRTDANCVTNGRHGQFRSSVTGNLGHDIPPYISIFDDSLETWLQY, encoded by the exons ATGGCTTTAAAACTACCTATATGTATTGTCGGAGCTGGGGCCGCGGGACTTTCTGCAGTGTATCAATTAATGAAGCTTCCGGACATACCTGATATAATATGCTACGAGAAACAGGACACATGGGGAGGAATCTGGAATTTGTCCTGGCGAGTTG GCGTTGATGAGTATGGCGAGCCGGCTCACAACACCACCTATAAACACCTGTGGACTAATGGGCCGAAAGAAGTTTTCGAATACCCAGACTATTCGTTCGAGGATCATTTTGGCAAGATCACAGCCTCATATGCTCCCCGAGCAGCCATTCGAGATTACATTGAAG GGCGTTTCGGAAGGATCCCTGACCTAAAAGAGAAGATCCGGTTCCATACGGTTGTACGGCTGGTCGAATACGATGAAGACAATGACGTTTTCCACGTTACCACAGCTGACCTGAAGACCGGCGCCATGGAACATATGGACTTCAGTCACGTTATTGTTGCAAGCGGTGTCTTTTGTTATCCTAACACACCGGAAATTTCTGGCATCGAAACCTTTGAAGGAAGGATAATGCACTCGCATGACTTTAAAAACCCCGAAGAGCTGAGGGGTCAGACAGTCTTAATTATTGGAGCAGGATGGTCCGCAGAGGATATTGCGGTTTTGGGTGTGAAGTTTGGGGCAAAGATGATCTACTTATCTTATCGTAGCGTGCCCATTGGTAAGAAATGGCCAATTGGCAAGGGGTGGCCTTCGAGTGTACACGAACACCCGATGGTAGAGAAGTTTGAAGGTAACACCGCATTCTTTAAGGACGGGGCATCGGCACAAGTAGATACCGTCCTATTTGCAACTGGCTACCAATCTTTGTTTCCATTCCTTGATGAGAAACTGGCAATTTCAAAGGAAACGTCATTCTACCCAGAGAAGATATACAAGGCGGCCTTGCGCATCGGTGTGGCCAATCACAAATTGTTCTTCCTCGGAACGCATGCCGGATTGTTTTCTTTTAGCCTCTTCGATAATGTCGCAGCATGGATAGCTAA ATACATCATGAATTTGATTCCGGATGAGCCAAAGTCAATCGCAGATATGGAATCTCATTCGAAGAAGTTAGTAAAAAGGGGAAATGAGCTGAAGGAGTTCGTCTCAATTGCGACCTTTCAGAAGGACATAATGCTGGAGCTTGCGGCAGACGCTGGATACCAAACGACCGCTTCGGAATTGATGCAGACGTTTGAAGTCTGGAAGAAGTACCGGACAGATGCAAACTGCGTCACAAACGGGAGACATGGTCAGTTTCGGTCATCAGTGACGGGCAACCTGGGTCATGATATACCGCCCTATATCTCAATTTTCGACGACAGTCTTGAGACATGGCTGCAATACTGA